The following coding sequences are from one Anabas testudineus chromosome 16, fAnaTes1.2, whole genome shotgun sequence window:
- the thbs3a gene encoding thrombospondin-3a isoform X2 encodes MALIRNTILECQVCGFHEPRSRCSPNPCYKGVSCMDSLQYPGYTCGPCPPGTTGNGTHCQDIDECELQPCFSTGACVNTVGGFSCQPCPPGLWGAPLAGTGLDYAKTHKQDCVDIDECVDLPDACVSNSVCINTVGSYKCGSCKPGFLGNQTSGCFPRKSCAALTFNPCDTNAHCTMERNGEVACRCNVGWAGNGNTCGVDTDIDGYPDRSLPCMDNDKHCKQDNCVFTPNSGQEDADNDGIGDQCDEDADGDGIKNVEDNCRLVPNKDQQNSDSDSFGDACDNCPTVPNSDQKDTDNNGQGDACDQDIDGDGIPNVLDNCPKVPNPMQTDRDRDGVGDACDSCPELSNPMQTDIDNDLVGDVCDTNQDTDGDGHQDSRDNCPDIPNSSQLDSDNDGLGDDCDHDDDNDGILDDYDNCRLIVNPNQKDSDVNGVGDVCENDFDNDAVMDLIDVCPESAEVTLTDFRAYQTVILDPEGDAQIDPNWVVLNQGMEIVQTMNSDPGLAVGYTAFNGVDFEGTFHVNTVTDDDYAGFIFGYQDSSSFYVVMWKQTEQAYWQSLPFRATAQPALQLKAVKSRTGPGEFLRNALWHTGDTPGEVKLLWKDPRNIGWKDKTSYRWLLSHRPQVGYIRVKLFEGMDMVADSGVVIDTTMRGGRLGVFCFSQENIIWSNLRYRCNDTVPQDFQSHRKQVLMHIHV; translated from the exons ATGGCTCTGATCAGGAACACCATCCTGGAGTGCCAGGTTTGTG gttttCACGAACCACGTTCCCGCTGCTCCCCCAACCCCTGTTATAAAGGCGTGTCCTGTATGGACAGCCTGCAGTATCCGGGATACACCTGTGGACCCTGTCCACCTGGAACCACCGGGAACGGAACGCACTGTCAGGATATTGATGAG TGTGAGCTACAGCCGTGTTTCTCTACTGGCGCCTGTGTGAACACTGTGGGGGGGTTCAGCTGTCAGCCGTGTCCTCCTGGTCTGTGGGGGGCGCCACTGGCTGGAACCGGACTGGACTACGCCAAGACGCACAAACAG gaCTGTGTCGATATCGATGAGTGTGTCGATCTACCAGACGCCTGTGTATCAAACTCTGTCTGCATCAACACAGTG GGTTCCTATAAGTGTGGCAGCTGTAAACCTGGTTTTCTTGGTAACCAGACATCGGGTTGCTTCCCCAGAAAGTCGTGTGCTGCGTTGACCTTTAACCCCTGTGACACCAACGCTCACTGCACCATGGAGAGGAACGGGGAGGTCGCCTGCAGG TGTAACGTTGGCTGGGCAGGTAATGGGAACACCTGTGGAGTGGACACAGACATCGACGGTTACCCAGACCGCTCTCTGCCCTGCATGGACAACgacaaacactgtaaacag GACAATTGTGTCTTCACTCCAAACTCTGGTCAGGAGGACGCGGACAACGACGGGATTGGAGATCAGTGTGACGAGGACGCAGATGGAGATGGCATTAAGAACGTTGAG GACAACTGCCGGCTGGTCCCTAACAAAGACCAGCAGAACTCGGACAGCGACTCATTTGGAGACGCCTGCGATAACTGTCCCACCGTCCCCAACAGCGACCAGAAAGACACCGACAACAATGGACAGGGAGACGCCTGTGACCAGGACATTGATGGAGacg GAATCCCCAACGTTCTGGATAATTGTCCAAAGGTACCAAACCcgatgcagacagacagagacagagacggagTTGGAGACGCCTGTGACAGCTGTCCTGAACTCAGCAACCCCATGCAG ACGGACATAGACAACGACCTGGTGGGAGACGTTTGTGACACCAACCAGGACAC AGACGGAGACGGTCACCAGGACAGCAGAGACAACTGTCCCGACATCCCCAACAGCTCCCAGCTGGACTCTGACAACGATGGACTGGGAGACGACTGCGACCACGACGACGACAACGACGGCATCTTGGACGACTACGACAACTGTCGTCTCATCGTCAACCCCAACCAGAAAGACTCAGACG TGAACGGTGTCGGAGACGTCTGCGAGAACGACTTCGATAACGACGCCGTGATGGATTTGATTGACGTGTGTCCAGAGAGCGCCGAGGTCACTCTGACTGACTTCAGAGCCTATCAGACGGTCATTCTGGACCCAGAGGGCGACGCCCAAATCGACCCCAACTGGGTGGTTCTGAATCAG GGGATGGAGATCGTCCAGACGATGAACAGTGATCCTGGTCTAGCTGTGG GGTACACGGCGTTTAATGGCGTCGACTTCGAGGGAACGTTTCACGTCAACACGGTGACGGACGATGACTACGCCGGATTTATCTTCGGTTATCAGGACTCGTCCAGTTTCTACGTGGTGATGTGGAAACAGACGGAGCAGGCGTACTGGCAGTCGCTGCCCTTCAGAGCCACAGCCCAGCCCGCCCTGCAGCTCAAG GCAGTGAAGTCTCGCACCGGACCAGGAGAGTTCCTGAGAAATGCCCTGTGGCACACCGGAGACACACCTGGagaggtgaagctgctctgGAAGGATCCACGAAATATAGGCTGGAAGGACAAAACCTCGTACCGCTGGCTGCTCAGCCACCGACCGCAGGTCGGATACATCAG GGTGAAGCTGTTTGAAGGGATGGACATGGTAGCGGATTCCGGCGTTGTGATCGACACCACGATGAGAGGCGGCAGACTCGGCGTCTTCTGCTTCTCCCAGGAAAACATCATCTGGTCCAACCTGCGCTACAGATGTAACG ACACGGTGCCTCAAGACTTCCAGTCTCATCGCAAACAGGTTCTGATGCACATTCATGTCTGA
- the LOC113169841 gene encoding metaxin-1-like, translating to MAAPDELFCWEGDWGLPSVSTDCLVVLAYAQFAGAPLKLQKISNPWRSPSGSLPALWTNQKETLSRPSDIIIHLRKQKYNADYDLSAKEGADSLAFISLMEEKLIPALIYTFWIEPKNYVDATRRWYAEHMPFPLNFFLPGRMQRQQLEKLRLLRGDESLEAGEELEKELYRDAAECMNLLSQRLGSQKFFFGDSPSSLDAYVFGHLAPILKSKLPNGKLQQHLKSLDNLNNFCANILLLYFPRDGRESSNQKPPSQPEGGDFDHVPNKRRKQFLSALVALGAMLSYAFLTGMVSIQHVQHEALEEPPDLQTIGSHEEEGDG from the exons GCCTACGCTCAGTTTGCAGGAGCTCCTCTCAAACTTCAGAAAATCTCCAACCCCTGGAGGAGTCCCAGTG gctctcttcctgctctgtgGACCAATCAAAAAGAAACCCTGTCCAGACCCTCTGACATCATCATCCACCTCAGAAAACAG aaatACAATGCGGACTACGATCTGTCAGCCAAGGAAGGAGCCGACAGCCTGGCCTTCATCTCGCTGATGGAGGAGAAGCTTATACCTGCTCTG ATTTACACGTTCTGGATCGAGCCGAAGAACTACGTGGATGCGACTCGTCGCTGGTATGCCGAGCACATGCCGTTTCCCCTGAACTTCTTCCTGCCTGGACGAATGCAGCGGCAGCAACTGGAAAAGCTGCGACTGCTGCGGGGAGATGAGAGCCTGGAGGCtggagaggagctggagaaggag ttgtaCCGCGATGCTGCAGAGTGTATGAACCTGCTGTCCCAACGACTCGGCTCACAGAAGTTCTTCTTTGGAGACTC GCCTTCGTCTCTGGATGCCTACGTGTTTGGTCACTTGGCACCCATCCTGAAGTCCAAGCTGCCAAATGGGAAACTTCAGCAGCATCTAAAATCCCTCGACAACCTGAACAACTTCTGCGCCAACATCCTGCTGCTTTACTTCCCCAGAGACGGCCGAG AGAGCTCCAATCAGAAGCCGCCCTCTCAGCCTGAAGGCGGAGACTTCGATCACGTTCCCAACAAGCGCAGGAAACAGTTCCTGTCGGCTTTGGTGGCTCTGGGCGCCATGCTGAGCTACGCCTTCCTGACCGGCATGGTGTCCATCCAACACGTCCAGCACGAGGCGCTGGAGGAGCCGCCAGACCTGCAGACCATCGGGTCCcatgaggaggaaggagacgGCTGA
- the thbs3a gene encoding thrombospondin-3a isoform X1, which yields MNWTLPVLLSVIWVHLAAGVTTEPDVQVLDLLSLQDPDQTLAAIEKLSARLSALSDLYVVSTFRLPVKLGGVLLGLYSKQDNRKYLEVAVMGKINKVLVRFVRADGKLHTINLQNANLADGRTHSIILRLGGLHRDNMNAELYVDCRLADSSHGLPPLVPLPREAEMVEIRHGQKTYARLQGAVESLRLALGGSVAKAGSLTDCPFQGDSSAYSPVSGELNSILGDQTKALIGQLIIFNQILGELRQDIREQVKEMALIRNTILECQVCGFHEPRSRCSPNPCYKGVSCMDSLQYPGYTCGPCPPGTTGNGTHCQDIDECELQPCFSTGACVNTVGGFSCQPCPPGLWGAPLAGTGLDYAKTHKQDCVDIDECVDLPDACVSNSVCINTVGSYKCGSCKPGFLGNQTSGCFPRKSCAALTFNPCDTNAHCTMERNGEVACRCNVGWAGNGNTCGVDTDIDGYPDRSLPCMDNDKHCKQDNCVFTPNSGQEDADNDGIGDQCDEDADGDGIKNVEDNCRLVPNKDQQNSDSDSFGDACDNCPTVPNSDQKDTDNNGQGDACDQDIDGDGIPNVLDNCPKVPNPMQTDRDRDGVGDACDSCPELSNPMQTDIDNDLVGDVCDTNQDTDGDGHQDSRDNCPDIPNSSQLDSDNDGLGDDCDHDDDNDGILDDYDNCRLIVNPNQKDSDVNGVGDVCENDFDNDAVMDLIDVCPESAEVTLTDFRAYQTVILDPEGDAQIDPNWVVLNQGMEIVQTMNSDPGLAVGYTAFNGVDFEGTFHVNTVTDDDYAGFIFGYQDSSSFYVVMWKQTEQAYWQSLPFRATAQPALQLKAVKSRTGPGEFLRNALWHTGDTPGEVKLLWKDPRNIGWKDKTSYRWLLSHRPQVGYIRVKLFEGMDMVADSGVVIDTTMRGGRLGVFCFSQENIIWSNLRYRCNDTVPQDFQSHRKQVLMHIHV from the exons ATGAACTGGACTCTCCCGGTCCTGCTGTCCGTCATCTGGGTTCATCTGGCGGCGGGAGTCACGACCGAACCGGACGTTCAAG TTCTCGACCTGTTGAGTCTCCAGGATCCAGATCAGACCTTAGCAGCGATTGAGAAGCTGTCTGCCAGACTCAGTGCGCTCAGTGACCTCTACGTGGTGTCAACATTTCGGCTGCCGGTGAAGCTCGGCGGTGTCCTGCTGGGTCTCTACAGCAAACAGGACAACAGGAAGTACCTGGAGGTCGCTGTCATGGGGAAAATCAATAAAG TTCTGGTCCGTTTCGTCAGAGCGGACGGGAAGCTGCACACTATCAATCTGCAGAACGCCAACCTGGCTGACGGCCGCACTCACTCCATCATCCTCCGGCTCGGAGGTCTCCATCGGGACAACATGAATGCAGAGCTGTATGTTGACTGCCGATTGGCCGATTCCAGCCACGGTCTGCCGCCGCTGGTCCCTCTGCCCCGAGAGGCGGAGATGGTGGAGATCAGACACGGACAGAAGACCTACGCCCGACTCCAG gGAGCTGTGGAGTCCCTCAGACTGGCTCTAGGGGGCAGTGTTGCTAAAGCTGGATCTCTGACTGACTGTCCGTTCCAAGGAGACTCTTCTGCCTACAGCCCAG tAAGCGGGGAGCTGAACTCTATCCTCG GTGATCAAACCAAagctctgattggtcagctCATCATTTTCAATCAGATCCTGGGAGAACTGCGACAGGACATCAgagaacag GTGAAGGAGATGGCTCTGATCAGGAACACCATCCTGGAGTGCCAGGTTTGTG gttttCACGAACCACGTTCCCGCTGCTCCCCCAACCCCTGTTATAAAGGCGTGTCCTGTATGGACAGCCTGCAGTATCCGGGATACACCTGTGGACCCTGTCCACCTGGAACCACCGGGAACGGAACGCACTGTCAGGATATTGATGAG TGTGAGCTACAGCCGTGTTTCTCTACTGGCGCCTGTGTGAACACTGTGGGGGGGTTCAGCTGTCAGCCGTGTCCTCCTGGTCTGTGGGGGGCGCCACTGGCTGGAACCGGACTGGACTACGCCAAGACGCACAAACAG gaCTGTGTCGATATCGATGAGTGTGTCGATCTACCAGACGCCTGTGTATCAAACTCTGTCTGCATCAACACAGTG GGTTCCTATAAGTGTGGCAGCTGTAAACCTGGTTTTCTTGGTAACCAGACATCGGGTTGCTTCCCCAGAAAGTCGTGTGCTGCGTTGACCTTTAACCCCTGTGACACCAACGCTCACTGCACCATGGAGAGGAACGGGGAGGTCGCCTGCAGG TGTAACGTTGGCTGGGCAGGTAATGGGAACACCTGTGGAGTGGACACAGACATCGACGGTTACCCAGACCGCTCTCTGCCCTGCATGGACAACgacaaacactgtaaacag GACAATTGTGTCTTCACTCCAAACTCTGGTCAGGAGGACGCGGACAACGACGGGATTGGAGATCAGTGTGACGAGGACGCAGATGGAGATGGCATTAAGAACGTTGAG GACAACTGCCGGCTGGTCCCTAACAAAGACCAGCAGAACTCGGACAGCGACTCATTTGGAGACGCCTGCGATAACTGTCCCACCGTCCCCAACAGCGACCAGAAAGACACCGACAACAATGGACAGGGAGACGCCTGTGACCAGGACATTGATGGAGacg GAATCCCCAACGTTCTGGATAATTGTCCAAAGGTACCAAACCcgatgcagacagacagagacagagacggagTTGGAGACGCCTGTGACAGCTGTCCTGAACTCAGCAACCCCATGCAG ACGGACATAGACAACGACCTGGTGGGAGACGTTTGTGACACCAACCAGGACAC AGACGGAGACGGTCACCAGGACAGCAGAGACAACTGTCCCGACATCCCCAACAGCTCCCAGCTGGACTCTGACAACGATGGACTGGGAGACGACTGCGACCACGACGACGACAACGACGGCATCTTGGACGACTACGACAACTGTCGTCTCATCGTCAACCCCAACCAGAAAGACTCAGACG TGAACGGTGTCGGAGACGTCTGCGAGAACGACTTCGATAACGACGCCGTGATGGATTTGATTGACGTGTGTCCAGAGAGCGCCGAGGTCACTCTGACTGACTTCAGAGCCTATCAGACGGTCATTCTGGACCCAGAGGGCGACGCCCAAATCGACCCCAACTGGGTGGTTCTGAATCAG GGGATGGAGATCGTCCAGACGATGAACAGTGATCCTGGTCTAGCTGTGG GGTACACGGCGTTTAATGGCGTCGACTTCGAGGGAACGTTTCACGTCAACACGGTGACGGACGATGACTACGCCGGATTTATCTTCGGTTATCAGGACTCGTCCAGTTTCTACGTGGTGATGTGGAAACAGACGGAGCAGGCGTACTGGCAGTCGCTGCCCTTCAGAGCCACAGCCCAGCCCGCCCTGCAGCTCAAG GCAGTGAAGTCTCGCACCGGACCAGGAGAGTTCCTGAGAAATGCCCTGTGGCACACCGGAGACACACCTGGagaggtgaagctgctctgGAAGGATCCACGAAATATAGGCTGGAAGGACAAAACCTCGTACCGCTGGCTGCTCAGCCACCGACCGCAGGTCGGATACATCAG GGTGAAGCTGTTTGAAGGGATGGACATGGTAGCGGATTCCGGCGTTGTGATCGACACCACGATGAGAGGCGGCAGACTCGGCGTCTTCTGCTTCTCCCAGGAAAACATCATCTGGTCCAACCTGCGCTACAGATGTAACG ACACGGTGCCTCAAGACTTCCAGTCTCATCGCAAACAGGTTCTGATGCACATTCATGTCTGA